GCTGATGTTCGGGCGCCACGCAGGGGCAGGCGAGCTGCCCAATGCCCAGAGGCAAAATCCGTTTGGCATTCCGCGCAAGCGGGACAAAAAGCTTCCTCTCGATGTGCCTGAATTCGTGCTGAACCCGTTATCGTTGCGAGTGTTCAACAACCTGTATTACGCCACCCACCCTGCCCGTGACAGCGTGCTGGTGGACTACAACACCTACTTCTATCCGCTGGACAGCATCCTGCAGTGGAACCGCGCCTACGGCAAACGGGGCTTCGTGCAGTGGCAGTGTGTACTGCCGTATGAGAACGGCGTGAAGAGTCTGGAGGACATCCTGCGAACTGCCCAGCAGCGACGCGCCTATCCGTTCCTGTCGGTGCTGAAACGCATGGGTGAGAGCAGCGGCGGGATGCTATCGTTCCCCATGCCCGGCTACACCATCGCGCTGGACTTTTCCGTGCGTCGCGGGCTGTTTGAGGTGCTGGACGAGCTGGACAGTATCGTGCTGGGTGCGGGCGGACGACTGTATTTGGCAAAAGATGCACGCATGTCGGCAGAGACCTTCCACGCCACGTATCCCCTGTTGCCGCGCTGGCGCGAGGTGAAAGCACAGGTAGACCCAAACGGGCTGCTGCAGTCCGACCTGGCGCGACGCCTGCGTCTGGTGGAGGTGAGCAAATGAGACGGTTGCTGATTGTCGGGGCGACCTCTCCGCTGGCGCGCTACATGGCGCACGAGTTCGCGAAGCAGGGAGATGCGCTTTTCCTTGCCGCGCGCGATGGGGACGAGCTGGAGCGCGTTGCCAGCGATGTGCGTATCCGCTTTGGGACGACCGTTTACAGCGGACGTTTTGATGCCGCCGCCATCGAGACGCATGAGGCGTTCTGGCAGCAGGTGGTGCAGGCAATGGACGGATTGGACGGTGTGGTGTGGGTGGCGGGTAGCATGGACGGACTGGAAGAGGCGTTCCGTGAACCACAGGCGGTGCGGCGGCTGATAGACGTCAACTTCACTGGCGCAGCGTCGCTACTAACGCTGGCGGCTTGCTACTTCGAGCAGCGGGGAACGGGGTTCATCGCGGGGGTCAGCTCGGTGGCGGGCGACCGCGGGCGCGGGCAGAACTACCCCTACGGCGCAGCGAAGGGTGGTTTGTCGCTATTCCTGCAGGGTCTGCGCAACCGGCTGAGCAAGAAGGGGGTACAGGTCACGACCATCAAGCCCGGTTTCATCGATACGCGGATGACGTGGGGGCGGGATAAGCTGCCGTTTCTGGCATCGCCACAGCGGGTGGCACGGGAGAGCGTGCAGGCTATCCTGCGCGGCAGAGACATCGCCTACGTGCCCGCCGTGTGGTGGCTGGTGATGCTGGTCATGCGCAGCATCCCCGAGCGTGTGTTCAAGAAGATGAACATTTAGCCACGCCGCTCGCCCAGCAAGAGAGTATCGCCTTCCAACAGCAGGCTCATCCGAAGGTCGCGGCAGCCCATCAGCCGCCCCGTTTCACGCGGGGTAGTAACTGCCCGAAGCACCACCACCTGCCCTCTGTATACGCGCAACTGATTAGCCTGCACGACTGCCCATGCCCCTTCGTCCAGACCGATGCCCACACAGTCGGGATGTTCCAGCACCGCGCACAGCAGCCGCGCCCACCGATTGCGGCGGATGAAGTGCTGGTCCACGATGGTGTTCGGCAGCAGGTCTAACCCACGTCCTAGCGAGACTGCCCCCCGTCGCACAGCCTCTCTGGCGTTGCGTTCGCCGGTTGGCATCCAGCGACCCATTAGCGAGGCACCAGCACTGGTTCCGCCAACGACGCCGCCGCGACGCAACACCCCCTGTATCGCCTGACGGAACGCACTGGAGTGTCCCAACAGCCGCATCAAGCGGTTCTGGTCGCCGCCAGGAATCCATACCCCACTGGCTTCGTGAAGGTGGCTGGCAAGCGTCTCTGCCTGCATCGAATCGGGGGCTACCACGTTGCGGGCGCCATGCTGCTCGAACAGAGCCACCGACTGCTCGCCAGCCTCGTGGAGGTCCGATTGTGTGTGCGCCAGAATAACGATACGCGCGTCCACACCGCCAGCAAACCGAATGAACGCTCGCACTGTCTCAGGTAGGGTTACTCCTCCGCCTGCTAACAGCACAGTGCCTTGTGGTGTCATGGTCGCACCGTTGCCTCAATTGACGGATATATTATAGCTCGTGATAGGCAAGCTTTTGGCAGCTGATTCATCATCTTGCGTTTCCCAGATGAACGTTTCCCACAACTCGATTCCGCGCGAACTTCCACCGCTGGATGATGGGTAGCAATCCACTTCTTCGTGGCACGTGGGGAACCTTCGCGGGCGCGCTTCCGTATAGAGGAAACGGACATGTAGTTAGCATGTCTAAATAAATCGCATCGTGGAGGAGGAGATGAAGGTTTTGCGGAAGCTGATTGCCGCCGGAGCAGTGACGATGGTTCTGGCAATATTGGTAATGCCTGCCGCTCGCGCGGCGGAGAAGGACATCGTGGACACCGCTATTGCAGCGGGTCAGTTCAACACGCTGGTGAAGCTGGTGCAGGAAGCGGGGCTGGTGGACGCCCTGCGTGGTGAGGGTCCCTTCACCGTGTTTGCTCCGACCGACCAGGCGTTCGCCAAACTGCCGAAGGCGCAGGTGGACGCCCTGCTGAAGGACAAGGAAGCGCTCAGGCAGGTGTTGCTGTACCATGTGGTCAGCGGGAAGGTTACCTCCGACCAGGTCGTCAAGCTCAAGAGCGCGAAGACCCTGCAGGGAGCGGAGATTAAGATAGCCACCTCGCGCGGCAAGGTGCGCATCAACAAAGCGAACGTGGTGAAGGCAGACATCATGTGCACCAATGGCGTGATTCACGTCATCGACACCGTGATTCTGCCTCCGAAGCAGACACAGAAGAAGACCTACTAACCTACCGACCCGTGCAGGAGGACGTATCCTCCTGCACGTATTTTCAAAGCATGTCGTCAATACCCATTTTAGCCTTCCAACTTCGGCTTCTCAAACAGCTCACCGCGTGGTCATTGCTCAGCATCTTCGCAGGCGGTCTCCTTGCGTTGCTCTCCGCAGAACGTTCGTTCTGGCAGGCTTTCGGGGGCATGAACGCGGCATGGGGGTTCGTCAACCTGCTTATCGCTTCGGCAGGACTGTATGGCGTGCTGAAAAAGGAGCGTCGGGGTATCGCCGATGAGGAGGCGGAACGCCTTAAGCTGCTGCGGTTACTGAAAGTGAACGTCTTTCTCGATGTGGGTTACGTGCTGGTAGGGCTGGGCATGGTGATTTGGGGACGCAGTGCGCTACTGCACGGCTTCGGATGGGGTATAACTTTGCAGGGAGCGTTTCTGCTGCTATTCGACGCTTTTCACTATAAAGGAGGTCACGCACAGTAACCATGCTGTCGGAGAAGGTTGCCATCGTCACGGGAGGCACGAGTGGTATCGGGCTTGCGCTCACCAAACGCCTGCTGGATGAAGGAGCGAATGTGGGCGTGTGTGGGCTGTCGGCAGAGGGGATAGCACGGGTGACGGCGTTAGACCCCTCGGGCGACTCGCTCATCGCCATGCAGGCGGATGTGCGCTCTCGTGAGGACTGCCAGCGCTTTGTGGAGCGAGTCGTGTTAGATTTCGGCAGGCTGGACATGGTGATACACTCGGCGGGGGTGGGGCATCTGGGCGCGTTTGCCGACACCGATGAACAGACCTACGACCGCCTTTTCGATACCAACGTCAAAGGGCTTTACCACATCGCTCAGGTGTCGTTGCCCCATCTGACGCAAGCGGGGGGCGGGCACATCGTCGCCATCGCGGGCATACTGGGCATCAAGCCGCTGGCGAACGGCAGTATCTACGCTGCCAGCAAATACGCGGTGGTGGGCATGTGCCAGTCGCTGTCGCACGAGCTGCGTCGGCAGAACATTCGGGTCAGCGTCATCTGTCCTTCGGGCGTAGACAGTCCGTTCTGGGAAGGCATTCCGGGCAAACCGCGTGCGGACATGCTGTTACAACCCGAGGACGTCGCGGACGCCATCATCCAGTTGCTGCAGATGCCCGCGCACGTCACGCCTAACCTGCTGGTGATGCAACACCTCAACCACCAGATTTGGCCGTAAAGGAGGCAGGCTATTCCTCCACCTCTGCGCGGTAGGGCAGGGACGGCTGCGCTCCCAGGCGGGTCACCGACAGGGCAGCGGCGCGCTGGGCAAACTGCACGGCGGCCTCGATGCCCTTGCCCTCCGCCAGCGCAACCGCCAGCGCGCCCGCGAAGGCATCCCCGGCAGCTGTTGTATCTATGGCTTGAACTGGGTAGGCGGGCATCCGCTGGGCACCTGTGGCGTCCTGAAGCAGTACTCCTTCCGCGCCCAGGGTGATAATCACTGTCGGCACGCCCAGCGCACGCAGCGCCTGCCCCATCGATTCCGCAGAGGCATACGCGGGCGCGTTGCAGATGCTCTGTGCCTCGGTTTCGTTGGGCGTCAGGATGTCTACGTGTCGCAAGAGCTCAGAAGGCAGGGGTTGTCTGGGCGCAGGGGCTGGGTTCAGAATCATCCGCTTGCCGTGCTTGTGTGCCAAATCGGCGGTTCGGGTCACGGTGGGGATGGGCACCTCCAGCTGCGCCAGCACGACGTCCGCCTTTGCGATGGCTTCCTCCGCCCGCTCGACATCCTCCGGAGCCAGCCGCATATTGGCGCCGGGCGCGACCACAATCGCGTTTTGCCCTTCCGCGTCCACTGCAATCAACGCCACTCCGGACGGGGTCTCTTCATCCCGCACGATGAAGCGGCAGTCGATCCCTTCGTGCTGATAGCCTTCCAGATTATGGTCGCCAAAGAGGTCGTTGCCCACCCGCGCCACAAAGGTCACGTGCGCGCCGAGACGTGCCGCCGCCACCGCCTGGTTCGCGCCCTTTCCGCCGGGCACCATGACAAACTGCGTCCCGACGATGGTCTCGCCCGGTCGTGGAATGCGCGGGGCGCGCACCACCATGTCCATGTTTGCACTGCCGACCACGACCACTCGTGC
The Bacillota bacterium DNA segment above includes these coding regions:
- a CDS encoding SDR family oxidoreductase, which codes for MLSEKVAIVTGGTSGIGLALTKRLLDEGANVGVCGLSAEGIARVTALDPSGDSLIAMQADVRSREDCQRFVERVVLDFGRLDMVIHSAGVGHLGAFADTDEQTYDRLFDTNVKGLYHIAQVSLPHLTQAGGGHIVAIAGILGIKPLANGSIYAASKYAVVGMCQSLSHELRRQNIRVSVICPSGVDSPFWEGIPGKPRADMLLQPEDVADAIIQLLQMPAHVTPNLLVMQHLNHQIWP
- the rbsK gene encoding ribokinase, coding for MARVVVVGSANMDMVVRAPRIPRPGETIVGTQFVMVPGGKGANQAVAAARLGAHVTFVARVGNDLFGDHNLEGYQHEGIDCRFIVRDEETPSGVALIAVDAEGQNAIVVAPGANMRLAPEDVERAEEAIAKADVVLAQLEVPIPTVTRTADLAHKHGKRMILNPAPAPRQPLPSELLRHVDILTPNETEAQSICNAPAYASAESMGQALRALGVPTVIITLGAEGVLLQDATGAQRMPAYPVQAIDTTAAGDAFAGALAVALAEGKGIEAAVQFAQRAAALSVTRLGAQPSLPYRAEVEE
- a CDS encoding SDR family oxidoreductase yields the protein MRRLLIVGATSPLARYMAHEFAKQGDALFLAARDGDELERVASDVRIRFGTTVYSGRFDAAAIETHEAFWQQVVQAMDGLDGVVWVAGSMDGLEEAFREPQAVRRLIDVNFTGAASLLTLAACYFEQRGTGFIAGVSSVAGDRGRGQNYPYGAAKGGLSLFLQGLRNRLSKKGVQVTTIKPGFIDTRMTWGRDKLPFLASPQRVARESVQAILRGRDIAYVPAVWWLVMLVMRSIPERVFKKMNI
- a CDS encoding cyanophycinase — its product is MTPQGTVLLAGGGVTLPETVRAFIRFAGGVDARIVILAHTQSDLHEAGEQSVALFEQHGARNVVAPDSMQAETLASHLHEASGVWIPGGDQNRLMRLLGHSSAFRQAIQGVLRRGGVVGGTSAGASLMGRWMPTGERNAREAVRRGAVSLGRGLDLLPNTIVDQHFIRRNRWARLLCAVLEHPDCVGIGLDEGAWAVVQANQLRVYRGQVVVLRAVTTPRETGRLMGCRDLRMSLLLEGDTLLLGERRG
- a CDS encoding fasciclin domain-containing protein — translated: MKVLRKLIAAGAVTMVLAILVMPAARAAEKDIVDTAIAAGQFNTLVKLVQEAGLVDALRGEGPFTVFAPTDQAFAKLPKAQVDALLKDKEALRQVLLYHVVSGKVTSDQVVKLKSAKTLQGAEIKIATSRGKVRINKANVVKADIMCTNGVIHVIDTVILPPKQTQKKTY